The Magnetospirillum sp. 15-1 genome has a window encoding:
- the napH gene encoding quinol dehydrogenase ferredoxin subunit NapH — protein sequence MSAVKTAHSGLDNPGASAVAAKGWLAANKWLLARRLSQILVVAVFLTGPLWGVWIAKGNLASSLTLGVLPLTDPLMVLQALLAGHVMTGSALIGAAIVLGVYTLVGGRMYCSWVCPVNAVTDLAYWLRTRLGIEKGLPLNRNTRLWVLGGVLAASAATGTIAWELVNPVTMLHRGLVTGAILTLGSATLITLAVFLFDLGVAQRGWCTHLCPVGAFYGLLGRAAVLRVSATNRAACDDCMDCFSVCPERHVIAPALRGAAKGVGPVIMSHDCTNCGRCIDVCSKAVFRFDTRFNNVPSDTSSAGVA from the coding sequence ATGAGCGCCGTCAAGACCGCTCATTCCGGATTGGACAATCCCGGCGCCTCGGCGGTGGCCGCCAAGGGCTGGCTGGCCGCCAACAAATGGCTGCTGGCCCGGCGTCTGTCCCAAATTCTGGTGGTCGCCGTGTTCCTGACCGGCCCGCTGTGGGGCGTGTGGATCGCCAAGGGCAATCTGGCGTCGAGCCTGACGCTCGGCGTATTGCCGCTCACCGATCCGCTGATGGTGCTGCAGGCCCTGCTGGCCGGGCATGTGATGACCGGCTCGGCCCTGATCGGTGCCGCCATCGTTCTGGGTGTCTACACCCTGGTCGGCGGCCGCATGTATTGCTCGTGGGTCTGCCCGGTCAATGCCGTCACCGATCTGGCCTATTGGCTGCGTACCCGGCTGGGGATCGAAAAGGGGCTGCCGCTCAACCGCAACACCCGCCTGTGGGTGCTGGGCGGCGTGCTGGCCGCCTCGGCCGCCACCGGCACCATCGCCTGGGAACTGGTCAATCCGGTGACCATGCTGCATCGCGGGCTGGTCACCGGGGCGATCCTGACTCTCGGCTCGGCGACGCTGATCACGCTGGCGGTGTTCCTGTTCGATCTGGGTGTCGCCCAACGGGGCTGGTGCACCCATCTTTGCCCGGTGGGAGCCTTCTACGGCCTGCTGGGCCGGGCGGCGGTGCTGCGCGTCAGCGCCACCAACCGCGCCGCCTGCGACGATTGCATGGATTGCTTTTCCGTCTGCCCCGAACGCCACGTCATCGCGCCCGCCCTGCGCGGCGCGGCCAAGGGCGTGGGTCCCGTCATCATGTCGCACGACTGCACCAATTGCGGCCGTTGCATCGATGTGTGTTCCAAGGCCGTGTTCCGCTTCGACACACGGTTTAACAACGTGCCCTCCGACACGTCGTCGGCCGGGGTCGCCTGA
- the napG gene encoding ferredoxin-type protein NapG has protein sequence MARHHKTGGDAVDHNRRAVLAGTVKGACTVGLLGALLAIPARRRAEAVALRPPGAVAETDFLAACVRCGLCVKDCPYDTLKLSDLGDGPTVGTPFFNARKVPCEMCENIPCVAACPTGALDKGLKDIKNAKMGVAVLVGQESCLNFLGLRCDVCYRVCPRIGEAITLELSHNTRTAKHAFFIPTVHSAKCTGCGKCERACVLDEAAIKVLPHALATGQLGKHYRLGWEEKKKAGGSLVEPSPEVQVRGMEGVEMTPGGTYKLEKRPDGGFKEFKP, from the coding sequence ATGGCCAGGCACCACAAGACAGGTGGGGATGCTGTGGACCACAACCGGCGAGCCGTGCTGGCCGGAACGGTCAAGGGCGCCTGTACGGTCGGCCTGCTTGGAGCCCTGTTGGCCATTCCCGCCCGGCGCCGTGCCGAGGCGGTGGCGCTCAGGCCGCCCGGAGCGGTGGCCGAGACGGATTTCCTCGCCGCCTGCGTCCGCTGCGGGCTGTGCGTCAAGGATTGCCCCTACGATACCCTGAAGCTGTCCGATCTGGGCGACGGCCCGACCGTCGGCACTCCGTTCTTCAACGCCCGCAAGGTTCCTTGCGAGATGTGCGAGAACATCCCCTGTGTCGCCGCCTGCCCGACGGGGGCGCTGGACAAGGGGCTGAAGGACATCAAGAACGCCAAGATGGGCGTCGCGGTCCTGGTGGGCCAGGAAAGCTGCCTGAACTTCCTGGGGCTGCGTTGCGACGTCTGCTACCGGGTGTGCCCGCGGATCGGCGAGGCCATCACCCTGGAGCTTTCCCACAACACCCGTACCGCCAAGCACGCCTTCTTCATTCCCACCGTGCATTCGGCCAAGTGCACCGGCTGCGGCAAGTGCGAGCGGGCCTGCGTGCTGGACGAGGCGGCCATCAAGGTCCTGCCCCACGCCCTGGCCACCGGCCAGTTGGGCAAGCACTACCGCCTGGGTTGGGAAGAGAAGAAGAAGGCCGGCGGTTCGCTGGTCGAGCCCAGCCCCGAGGTGCAGGTGCGCGGCATGGAGGGCGTCGAGATGACCCCCGGCGGCACCTACAAGCTTGAGAAGCGCCCCGATGGCGGCTTCAAGGAGTTCAAGCCATGA
- the napA gene encoding nitrate reductase catalytic subunit NapA → MSLTRRDFIKANAVAATAAAAGIATPAVAQPAKANIRWDKGVCRFCGTGCSVLVGVQDGRVVATQGDPDSPVNRGLNCIKGYFLSKIMYGEDRLTKPLLRMKNGKFDKNGEFTPISWDQAFDIMAEKWKEQLKKPDGVTRVGMFGSGQWTIWEGYAASKLYKAGFRSNNLDPNARHCMASAVTGFMRTFGIDEPMGCYDDIEQTDAFVLWGSNMAEMHPILWSRVTDRRLTHEGCKVAVLSTFEHRSFELADIPMVFTPQTDLAILNYICHYIISKNAYDKEFIEKHVNFKKGATDIGYGLRPTHALEKDQANAATPDKADPMTFDEFKAFVSEYTVEKVSKLSGVPAEKLEALAKLYADPKVKVVSFWTMGFNQHTRGTWVNNMIYNVHLLMGKISEPGNSPFSLTGQPSACGTAREVGTFAHRLPADMVVMNDKHREIAEGLWKLPAGTLNPKIGYHAVLQHRMLKDGKLNAYWVMCTNNMQTAPNMNEEGYPGYRNPANFVVVSDPYPTVTALSADLILPTAMWMEKEGAYGNAERRTQFWRQQVKAPGEAKSDLWQLMEFSKRFKVEEVWPEELIAKKPEVRGKTLFDVLFKNGQVDKFPLIELQADHENDESKAFGFYAQKGLFEEYAAFGRGHAHDLAPFEAYHKARGLRWPVVDGKETLWRFREGYDPYVKAGEGVKFYGKPDGKAWIFALPYQPAAESPDKEFDLWLSTGRVLEHWHSGSMTRRVPELHKSVPNAVLYMHPNDAAKRSLRNGDVVKVASRRGEVTTRIDTRGRNKPPEGLVFMPFFDESQLVNKLTLDATCPISKETDFKKCAVKVSKA, encoded by the coding sequence ATGAGCCTCACCAGGCGCGACTTCATTAAGGCGAACGCCGTCGCGGCCACTGCTGCCGCTGCGGGGATCGCCACGCCGGCCGTCGCCCAGCCGGCAAAAGCCAATATCCGCTGGGACAAGGGTGTCTGCCGATTCTGCGGCACCGGATGCTCGGTTCTGGTGGGGGTGCAGGACGGTCGCGTCGTCGCGACCCAGGGCGACCCGGACTCGCCGGTCAACCGTGGCCTGAACTGCATCAAGGGCTACTTCCTGTCCAAGATCATGTACGGCGAGGACCGGCTGACCAAGCCCCTGCTGCGCATGAAGAACGGCAAGTTCGACAAGAACGGCGAATTCACGCCGATCTCGTGGGACCAGGCCTTCGACATCATGGCCGAGAAGTGGAAGGAACAGCTGAAGAAGCCCGACGGCGTGACCCGCGTCGGCATGTTCGGCTCGGGCCAGTGGACCATCTGGGAGGGCTATGCCGCTTCCAAGCTCTACAAGGCCGGCTTCCGCTCCAACAACCTCGATCCCAACGCGCGCCACTGCATGGCCTCGGCCGTGACCGGCTTCATGCGCACCTTCGGCATCGACGAGCCCATGGGCTGCTACGACGACATCGAGCAGACCGACGCCTTCGTGCTGTGGGGCTCGAACATGGCGGAAATGCACCCGATCCTGTGGTCGCGTGTCACCGACCGCCGCCTGACCCACGAGGGCTGCAAGGTCGCCGTACTGTCGACCTTCGAGCACCGCTCGTTCGAGCTGGCCGATATTCCGATGGTGTTCACGCCCCAGACCGATCTGGCGATCCTGAACTACATCTGCCACTACATCATCTCGAAGAACGCCTATGACAAGGAGTTCATCGAGAAGCACGTCAACTTCAAGAAGGGGGCCACGGATATCGGCTACGGCCTGCGTCCGACCCACGCGCTGGAGAAGGATCAGGCCAACGCGGCGACGCCGGACAAGGCCGACCCGATGACCTTCGACGAGTTCAAGGCCTTCGTCTCCGAGTACACCGTGGAGAAGGTCTCCAAGCTGTCCGGCGTGCCCGCCGAGAAGCTGGAGGCCCTGGCCAAGCTGTATGCCGATCCCAAGGTCAAGGTTGTGTCCTTCTGGACCATGGGCTTCAACCAGCATACGCGCGGCACGTGGGTCAATAACATGATCTACAACGTGCACTTGCTGATGGGCAAGATCTCCGAGCCGGGCAACAGCCCGTTCTCGCTGACCGGCCAGCCCTCGGCCTGCGGCACGGCGCGCGAGGTCGGCACCTTCGCCCATCGTCTGCCCGCCGACATGGTGGTCATGAACGACAAGCATCGCGAGATCGCCGAGGGCCTGTGGAAGCTGCCCGCCGGCACTCTCAACCCCAAGATCGGCTATCACGCCGTGCTGCAGCATCGCATGCTGAAGGACGGCAAGCTGAACGCCTATTGGGTGATGTGCACCAACAACATGCAGACCGCGCCCAACATGAACGAGGAGGGGTATCCGGGCTACCGCAACCCCGCCAACTTCGTGGTGGTGTCCGATCCCTATCCGACCGTGACCGCGCTGTCGGCCGACCTGATCCTGCCCACCGCCATGTGGATGGAGAAGGAAGGCGCCTACGGCAACGCCGAGCGCCGGACCCAGTTCTGGCGCCAGCAGGTCAAGGCTCCGGGCGAGGCCAAGTCGGATCTGTGGCAGTTGATGGAGTTCTCCAAGCGCTTCAAGGTCGAGGAAGTGTGGCCGGAGGAGCTGATCGCCAAGAAGCCGGAAGTGCGCGGCAAGACCCTGTTCGACGTGCTCTTCAAGAACGGTCAGGTGGACAAATTCCCGCTGATCGAACTGCAGGCCGATCACGAGAACGACGAGTCCAAGGCGTTCGGCTTCTATGCCCAGAAGGGCCTGTTCGAGGAATACGCCGCCTTCGGTCGCGGCCATGCCCACGATCTGGCGCCGTTCGAGGCTTATCACAAGGCTCGCGGCCTGCGCTGGCCGGTGGTCGACGGCAAGGAGACCCTGTGGCGCTTCCGCGAAGGGTACGACCCCTACGTGAAGGCGGGCGAGGGGGTGAAGTTCTACGGCAAGCCCGACGGCAAGGCCTGGATCTTCGCGCTGCCCTACCAGCCGGCCGCCGAGTCGCCGGACAAGGAGTTTGACCTGTGGCTGTCCACCGGCCGTGTCCTCGAGCACTGGCACTCGGGCTCCATGACCCGGCGCGTTCCGGAACTGCACAAGTCGGTGCCCAACGCCGTGCTCTACATGCACCCCAACGACGCCGCCAAGCGCTCCCTGCGCAACGGTGACGTGGTCAAGGTGGCGAGCCGGCGCGGCGAAGTGACCACCCGTATCGATACCCGTGGTCGCAACAAGCCGCCGGAGGGACTGGTGTTCATGCCGTTCTTCGACGAAAGCCAGTTGGTCAACAAGCTCACTCTCGACGCCACTTGCCCGATCTCCAAGGAGACGGACTTCAAGAAGTGCGCCGTCAAGGTGAGCAAGGCCTAG
- a CDS encoding chaperone NapD translates to MRLATFVATEQSKPREQVENICGVLIHVKPERRHEVHDALTRIPGVEVHTMTDDGRMVVTVEDAEGNWAGATITSLTDIQGILNVALVYHHFDSDLDLEGETVS, encoded by the coding sequence ATGAGACTCGCGACCTTCGTTGCCACCGAACAATCCAAGCCCAGGGAGCAGGTGGAGAACATCTGCGGCGTGTTGATTCACGTCAAACCGGAGCGCCGACACGAAGTTCATGATGCCCTCACCCGGATTCCCGGCGTCGAGGTCCACACCATGACCGACGATGGCAGAATGGTGGTTACCGTCGAGGATGCCGAAGGCAACTGGGCGGGCGCCACGATAACCAGTCTGACCGACATCCAGGGCATTTTGAATGTCGCCCTGGTCTATCATCACTTTGATTCCGATCTTGATCTGGAAGGGGAGACCGTTTCATGA
- a CDS encoding ferredoxin-type protein NapF has translation MTRRPQSRAPSGPRPPWSIETFAATCDGCGACLTSCPEHILAKGADGRPVVDFNRGGCTFCGDCDTACVPRDGRPAAIDRTAFDGADRLPVLAHLGGACISLQGVTCRLCGDPCDPRAIKFRPLPGGRVLPEIADESCNGCGVCVSACPVGALSMAPLVRA, from the coding sequence TTGACGAGAAGGCCCCAGAGCCGGGCGCCGTCGGGGCCGCGTCCGCCCTGGAGCATCGAGACCTTTGCCGCCACCTGCGATGGTTGCGGCGCCTGCCTGACCTCCTGTCCCGAACATATTCTCGCCAAGGGTGCCGACGGTCGGCCGGTGGTGGATTTCAACCGTGGCGGCTGCACCTTCTGCGGCGATTGCGACACGGCCTGCGTCCCGCGTGACGGCCGCCCGGCGGCCATCGACCGCACCGCTTTCGACGGCGCCGACCGCCTGCCGGTCCTGGCGCACCTGGGAGGGGCGTGCATTTCCCTGCAAGGCGTGACCTGCCGCCTGTGCGGCGATCCCTGTGATCCCCGCGCCATCAAGTTCCGGCCTTTACCGGGCGGCCGCGTGCTGCCCGAGATCGCCGACGAGTCCTGTAATGGTTGTGGAGTCTGCGTCTCGGCCTGTCCGGTCGGGGCGTTGTCCATGGCACCTTTGGTTCGAGCCTGA
- a CDS encoding EAL domain-containing protein → MNDIQALLNGLLDSIRDAVIIADGEGNPLRSNPAFETLMGFTAAGGAEVSRLAAGMIHRAMTPGAGGRWQGMITCPDGKERPFEVTAAAINSGTDFPDRYLCVVRPAVAEDANGDGGTFGYDSLTGLPNRDLFGDRIGQAVLQANRTGGSVALMMMGLDRFTLVNDALGHGAGDRLLIEVARRLKMCVRETDTAVRLDGDKFALVMAIADTDDSVIVAEKALNAVKEPFALDGQEVVITFSIGISVYPLDADSSIQLVKHAENALHYAKISGRNQYQFFSKDMNRKAKSRLELEGRLRRALTNEEFVVFYQPKVSADRDTIVGAEALIRWMDPERGMISPGEFIPVAEESGQIEAIGTWILRQSCRQNRKWQDAGHAPLKVSVNVSARQFRSRTLLDTVTAALDDTGLDPKWLELEITESMLMNDVDTAVRKMKALRDLGIGLSIDDFGTGYSSLSYLGRFPITTLKIDRAFIADVDTNPKTAEIARAIIGLSRGLNLEVVAEGAEIAEHIMFLRNNGCDTVQGFYYSRPVPAEEFERMLGQPVMVHA, encoded by the coding sequence ATGAATGACATCCAAGCCCTTCTGAACGGTCTTCTCGACTCGATCCGCGACGCGGTGATCATCGCCGATGGCGAGGGAAATCCCCTGCGTTCGAACCCGGCGTTCGAGACGCTGATGGGCTTTACCGCAGCCGGCGGCGCCGAGGTTTCACGCCTTGCGGCCGGCATGATCCACCGGGCCATGACGCCGGGAGCCGGGGGGCGCTGGCAGGGCATGATCACCTGTCCGGACGGCAAGGAGCGGCCCTTCGAGGTCACCGCCGCCGCCATCAATTCCGGCACCGACTTTCCCGACCGCTATCTTTGCGTGGTGCGGCCCGCCGTGGCCGAGGATGCCAATGGCGACGGCGGCACCTTCGGCTATGATTCCCTGACCGGACTGCCCAACCGCGATCTGTTCGGCGACCGTATCGGCCAGGCGGTGCTGCAGGCCAACCGCACCGGCGGTTCGGTGGCGCTGATGATGATGGGGCTGGACCGCTTCACCCTGGTCAACGACGCCCTGGGCCACGGGGCCGGCGACCGCCTGCTGATCGAGGTGGCGCGCCGTCTCAAGATGTGCGTGCGCGAGACCGATACGGCGGTGCGGCTCGACGGCGACAAGTTCGCCCTGGTGATGGCCATCGCCGACACCGACGACAGCGTCATCGTCGCCGAGAAGGCGCTCAACGCCGTCAAGGAGCCGTTCGCCCTGGATGGGCAGGAGGTGGTGATCACCTTCTCCATCGGTATCAGTGTCTATCCGCTGGACGCCGATTCCAGCATCCAGCTGGTCAAGCATGCCGAGAACGCCCTGCATTACGCCAAGATTTCCGGCCGCAACCAGTACCAGTTCTTTTCCAAGGACATGAACCGCAAGGCCAAGTCCCGCCTGGAACTGGAGGGGCGCCTGCGCCGGGCGCTGACCAACGAGGAATTCGTGGTCTTCTACCAGCCCAAGGTTTCCGCCGACCGCGATACCATCGTGGGCGCCGAGGCGCTGATCCGCTGGATGGACCCCGAGCGCGGCATGATCTCGCCCGGCGAGTTCATTCCGGTGGCCGAGGAAAGCGGCCAGATCGAGGCGATCGGCACCTGGATTCTCCGCCAGTCCTGCCGGCAGAACCGCAAGTGGCAGGATGCCGGCCATGCCCCGCTCAAGGTGTCGGTCAACGTCTCGGCCCGCCAGTTCCGCTCGCGGACCCTGCTCGACACGGTGACCGCGGCGCTGGACGACACCGGCCTCGATCCCAAGTGGCTGGAGCTGGAGATCACCGAGAGCATGCTGATGAACGACGTGGACACGGCGGTGCGCAAGATGAAGGCGCTGCGTGACCTGGGCATCGGCCTGTCCATCGACGATTTCGGCACCGGCTATTCGTCGCTCAGCTATCTCGGACGCTTTCCCATCACCACTCTCAAGATCGATCGCGCCTTCATCGCCGACGTGGACACCAACCCCAAGACCGCCGAGATCGCGCGGGCCATCATCGGCCTGTCGCGCGGTCTCAACCTGGAGGTGGTGGCGGAGGGTGCCGAAATCGCCGAGCACATTATGTTTCTGCGCAACAATGGATGCGACACCGTGCAAGGCTTCTATTATTCCCGGCCCGTTCCGGCCGAGGAGTTCGAGCGCATGCTGGGCCAGCCGGTCATGGTTCACGCATAA
- the nudC gene encoding NAD(+) diphosphatase, which produces MTSTILYSGLGLDRAHPIRRNGDVVELMRRPGARFTVYWRGRQLVGGTPPAVRWLDRTYGLRLAEATGGNCLLLGEDPSGPLLALDVSALDGGEQGPEMGGNWVMLRSVGGLLPAQDAALLAYARGVLVWREKTRFCATCGGGLLIQDSGHSAKCSEEACGALHFPRTDPAIIMLVTDGRDRALLGRQPVWAPGMYSCLAGFVEPGESLEDAVAREVWEEAGIRVREARYFASQPWPFPSSIMIGFNAVAEDGEPVPDPHEIEEVRWFSRDEVRGFGEADRPGEGGRFLPRRDSIARALVEAWLRR; this is translated from the coding sequence ATGACCTCTACGATCCTTTATTCCGGCCTCGGTCTCGACCGGGCCCACCCCATTCGCCGGAACGGTGACGTCGTCGAACTGATGCGCCGTCCGGGTGCCCGTTTCACCGTTTATTGGCGCGGACGCCAGTTGGTGGGCGGCACGCCGCCCGCCGTCCGCTGGCTCGACCGGACCTACGGCCTGCGGCTGGCCGAGGCTACCGGCGGCAATTGCCTGCTGCTGGGCGAAGACCCGTCCGGCCCGCTGCTGGCGCTCGACGTCTCCGCCCTGGACGGCGGAGAACAAGGCCCCGAGATGGGCGGCAACTGGGTCATGCTGCGCTCGGTGGGCGGCCTGCTGCCCGCCCAGGACGCCGCCCTGCTGGCCTATGCCCGCGGCGTTCTGGTCTGGCGGGAGAAGACCCGGTTCTGCGCCACCTGCGGCGGCGGCCTGCTGATCCAGGATTCCGGCCATTCGGCCAAGTGCTCGGAGGAAGCCTGCGGCGCGCTGCACTTCCCGCGCACCGACCCGGCCATCATCATGCTGGTCACCGACGGCCGGGACCGCGCCCTGCTGGGCCGCCAGCCGGTATGGGCTCCCGGCATGTATTCCTGCCTGGCCGGCTTCGTCGAGCCCGGCGAATCCCTGGAGGACGCCGTGGCCCGCGAAGTGTGGGAGGAAGCCGGCATAAGGGTGCGCGAGGCCCGCTATTTCGCCAGCCAGCCCTGGCCGTTCCCCTCCTCCATCATGATCGGCTTCAACGCCGTTGCCGAGGACGGCGAGCCGGTCCCCGATCCGCACGAGATCGAGGAGGTCCGGTGGTTCAGCCGCGACGAGGTGCGCGGCTTCGGCGAGGCCGACCGCCCCGGCGAAGGTGGCCGCTTCCTGCCGCGCAGGGATTCCATCGCCCGCGCCCTGGTCGAGGCGTGGCTGCGGAGGTGA
- a CDS encoding phosphoribulokinase, with the protein MSRKHPVIAVTGSSGAGTSTVKEAFEHMFRREGIKPAVIEGDSFHRYNRADMKKAMGEAEKGGRRTFSHFGPEANLFPQLEELFSSYGDTGRGRRRLYVHNDEEAALFAHLGVGSGEFTPWEDLPEDTDCLFYEGLHGCVATRDNNVAQHVDLKIGVVPVINLEWIQKIHRDTSERGYSEEAVMDTILRRMHDYVHYVVPQFKLTDINFQRVPIVDTSDPIIARDIPTADESLVVIRFRKPDRFRVDFPFLLQMLKDSWMSRRNTIVVPGGKMGLAMELILTPILRRIMEDRRALLG; encoded by the coding sequence GTGTCGAGGAAACATCCGGTCATCGCCGTCACCGGTTCGTCGGGGGCGGGGACCAGCACGGTCAAGGAAGCCTTCGAGCATATGTTCCGCCGCGAAGGCATCAAGCCGGCGGTCATCGAGGGCGACAGCTTCCATCGCTATAACCGCGCCGACATGAAGAAGGCCATGGGCGAGGCGGAGAAGGGCGGGCGCCGCACCTTCAGCCATTTCGGTCCCGAGGCCAATCTGTTCCCCCAGTTGGAGGAGCTGTTCTCCTCCTACGGCGATACCGGACGGGGCCGGCGGCGGCTCTATGTCCATAACGACGAGGAAGCGGCGCTGTTCGCTCATCTGGGGGTCGGTTCCGGCGAGTTCACTCCGTGGGAGGATTTGCCCGAGGATACCGACTGCCTGTTCTACGAGGGGCTGCACGGTTGCGTGGCGACCCGCGACAACAATGTCGCCCAGCACGTGGACCTCAAGATCGGCGTGGTGCCGGTGATCAATCTGGAGTGGATTCAGAAGATCCACCGCGACACGTCGGAACGCGGCTATTCGGAAGAGGCGGTGATGGACACCATCCTGCGCCGCATGCACGACTACGTGCACTACGTGGTGCCGCAGTTCAAGCTGACCGACATCAACTTCCAGCGGGTGCCCATCGTCGACACCTCGGACCCCATCATCGCGCGTGACATTCCCACCGCCGACGAGAGCCTGGTGGTGATCCGCTTCAGGAAGCCCGACCGTTTCCGCGTCGACTTCCCGTTCCTTTTGCAGATGCTGAAGGATTCGTGGATGAGCCGCCGCAACACCATCGTGGTGCCGGGCGGCAAGATGGGGCTGGCCATGGAACTGATCCTCACCCCCATTCTGCGCCGCATCATGGAGGATCGCCGCGCCCTGCTGGGGTGA
- a CDS encoding ribulose-bisphosphate carboxylase, protein MDQSKRYVNLGLREAELIKGGRHVLCAYRMRPKAGHGYVETAAHFAAESSTGTNVEVCTTDDFTRGVDALVYEVDEAEGLMKIAYPVDLFDRNIIDGKAMIASFLTLTVGNNQGMSDVENAKMEDFFVPPDFLKLFDGPARNIAHMWGVLGRPEVDGGMVVGTIIKPKLGLRPKPFADACHQFWLGGDFIKNDEPQGNQVFAPFKETMRLVADAMRRAQDETGQAKLFSANITADDPAEMVARGNYILETFGENAPHVAFLVDGFVAGPTAVTTCRRNFPGTFLHYHRAGHGAITSRQSKRGYSVLVHMKMARLIGASGIHTGTMGYGKMEGTPEEKMVAYMLERQMAEGPHYRQDWGGMLACTPIISGGMNALRLPGFFDNLGHSNVIQTSGGGAFGHKDGPVAGALSLRQAHEAWLRGIDLVDYAQGHPELKGAFESFASDADRLYPGWRDRLRIAA, encoded by the coding sequence ATGGACCAGTCCAAACGCTACGTCAATCTGGGGCTTCGCGAGGCCGAACTGATCAAGGGCGGCCGTCACGTGCTGTGCGCCTATCGCATGAGGCCCAAGGCCGGGCACGGTTACGTGGAGACCGCCGCCCATTTCGCCGCCGAATCCTCCACCGGCACCAATGTGGAGGTCTGCACCACCGACGACTTCACCCGCGGCGTCGACGCCCTGGTCTATGAGGTGGACGAGGCGGAAGGGCTGATGAAGATCGCCTATCCGGTGGACCTGTTCGACCGCAACATCATCGACGGCAAGGCGATGATCGCCTCGTTCCTGACGCTGACCGTGGGCAACAACCAGGGCATGAGCGACGTGGAAAACGCCAAGATGGAGGATTTCTTCGTCCCGCCGGATTTCCTGAAGCTGTTCGACGGCCCGGCCCGCAACATCGCCCATATGTGGGGCGTGCTGGGCCGGCCCGAAGTGGACGGCGGCATGGTGGTGGGCACCATCATCAAGCCCAAGCTGGGGCTGCGGCCCAAGCCCTTCGCCGACGCCTGCCACCAGTTCTGGCTGGGCGGCGACTTCATCAAGAACGACGAGCCCCAGGGCAATCAGGTGTTCGCGCCCTTCAAGGAGACCATGCGGCTGGTGGCCGATGCCATGCGCCGCGCCCAGGACGAGACGGGGCAGGCCAAGCTGTTCTCGGCCAACATCACCGCCGACGATCCGGCCGAGATGGTGGCGCGCGGCAATTACATCCTGGAGACCTTCGGCGAGAACGCCCCGCACGTGGCCTTCCTGGTGGACGGCTTCGTGGCGGGGCCGACGGCGGTGACCACCTGCCGGCGCAATTTCCCCGGAACCTTCCTGCACTATCACCGGGCCGGGCACGGGGCCATCACGTCCCGCCAGTCCAAGCGCGGCTACAGCGTGCTGGTCCACATGAAGATGGCCCGGCTGATCGGGGCCAGCGGCATCCATACTGGCACCATGGGCTACGGCAAGATGGAGGGTACTCCCGAGGAGAAGATGGTGGCCTACATGCTGGAGCGCCAGATGGCCGAGGGGCCGCATTATCGCCAGGATTGGGGCGGCATGCTGGCCTGTACCCCCATCATCTCGGGTGGCATGAATGCGCTGCGGCTGCCGGGCTTCTTCGACAATCTCGGCCATTCCAACGTGATCCAGACCTCGGGCGGCGGCGCCTTCGGCCACAAGGACGGCCCCGTCGCGGGAGCGCTGTCGCTTCGGCAGGCTCACGAGGCGTGGTTGCGTGGAATCGATCTGGTGGACTACGCCCAGGGCCACCCCGAACTCAAGGGTGCCTTCGAATCCTTTGCGTCCGACGCCGATCGGCTGTATCCCGGCTGGCGCGATCGCCTGCGCATCGCGGCCTGA